aaacccatttcatcaagctcccgacgaacatttATTGTGCtggcgttgcttccagaggaagtttggaactcggtagtgagtgttgcatccGAGGGAGGACAGATGTTTTTTACGCGCTTCAgtactcggcagtcccgttctgtgagcttgtgtcgcctaccactttgcggctgagccgttgctggtcctagatgtttccaatttacaataacagtacttacagttgaccggggcagctctagcagggcaaaaatgtttgcaaactgacttgttggaaaggtgtcgTTTGTTGAAATTGtttgttgaaagtcactgagctcttcagtaaggccattctactgccaatgtttgtctatggagattgcaagcccgtgtgcttgattttatacaccagtcagcaacgggtgtggatgaaatagccaaatccccTAATTTGTCCACATAtttctatttatttatatatatagtgtatttaaacATATAGCGGCTGATCATCAAAGTGCAACAGTATGATACAGGATGAGCAATCCCCTGCAGCAGTGTAGGTAATCATATTTACAGCTATATCACCTTTACAGCTACACTAACATGACTGTGTTTTGTTGACCGTGTTAAGGCCCATATAAAGCTGGTAAAaaaagagttacagttcatgccCCTTCTACTTGGAACAAGCTATAAAAGGGCATGAAATTGCAGGAGCTCGTCTCTTTGAATGAATTTAAAGATAGGGTAAAAACTATGGTTTAAAGTGAAGTGGGGGGATATCAATGTTTTCAACCCTAGATGCACCACACCTCCCCAAAGCATCTTGCATGCTCAATGTGTAAATGTATGTTTTTTAAATGCAGTGCTTTGTGTGTTATGTTGTAAATGTATCTGACATTTTGTGTATTGTTATCCAGGTGTCTCTTGTCGAATAGATATTTaatcttacctggtaaaatacaaGGTAAAATATCAAatctataaatatatacagtattgaGACAAACTAGGTTTGTCAGGTGATCCTTATTACAATGTGCTGTAAAACAACCGAGCGAGAACACTAGTCTCCGGCTGCGAAATTCAACTAGTCTCTGGAGTCCGATGAGTCACTGTGATAGGCCCACCTCATGTCTTTGCCCTGCCCTCGATGTTGCGGGAGATCTTGTATGTATATGTCACAGGTATGCCTCACACGAGGCTAGCAGCTTGTACAAGGGTCAATGACATCATTCACTGCTGTCTAAAATATGAGCAGGCAAGAagctttaaaaatgtttttaaacaaaTGTACGTCCTCTGTCAAAATGACCTCCCTCCTCTTTGTTGCAGAATCTTTGAGGCCCGGAGGGGAACGATACCAATGGATGCTGAAAGTCAAGTAAACATAACTCCAATGGAGGATTGGGCGAATTCTTCTAGACTTGCTTGTGAATTCTCAAACTGCCGCAACAACTTTCCAGACCTGGAGGACAGCACCAAGCTGGTGGGAGTGCAAGTGATCCTCATCTTGGCTTACAGCACCATCATACTGTTCGGAGTCATCGGGAACTCCCTGGTGATATACGTGGTGTACAAGTTCAAAACTCTGCACACCGTCACCAATTTTTTCATCGTGAACCTGGCTGTGGCGGATCTGCTAGTGAATACTCTATGTCTGCCCTTTACTTTGATCAATACTCTCCATGGGGAGTGGAGGTTTGGCCAGGCATTGTGCTTCATGCTGCCCTTCTCCCAAGGCATGGCCGTGCACGTTTCCACCATCACGCTCAACATCATCGCCCTGGACCGCCACCGGAGCATCGTCTACCACCTGGAGACCAAGATGTCCAAGGAAATGTGCGCCGCTGTCATCATCATGACGTGGGCCATAAGCGCAGTCCTGGCCAGCCCGCTCGCCATCTTCCGGGAGTACGGGACGTTTGACCTTTCGCCCGAGCAGTCCATTCAGGTTTGCACGGAAAAGTGGCCAGGGAGCGGCATGGACGGGACCATCTATAGTATCTCCATGCTCCTGCTCCAGTACTGCCTGCCGCTGGCCATCAACTCCTTCGCCTACATCCGCATCTGGAGTAAGCTGAAGAACCACGTGAGTCCGGCAGGGAGGAACAACCGCCACCAGCGCAAGAGGAAGACCACTAAGATGCTGGTGATCGTGGTGGTGGTGTTTGCAGTGAGCTGGCTGCCTCTCCACGCCTTCCAGCTGGCCATTGACATTGACAACAGTGTCTTGGAAATGAAAGACTTCAAGCTGCTTTTCACCATGTTCCACATCGTGGCCATGTGCTCGACCTTCGTCAACCCCATCCTCTATGGGTGGATGAACAACAACTACCGGACTGCGTTTTTGTCTGTGTGTAAGTGCAGCCAACCTGTCAATTCTGGGTCGAGGAACATCATGAGCAGAAAGACACTGAGGGAAAGAGACATGAGCGATACAGATTTCAAAGCGACTAAAGTCTGAATTCATCATATCAACTCTAATGTCTGTTCTGTGCAACCTACTGTAAGAGTGAATTATGGATAATTTGTCTATTGTCAAAAGGTTCAGTGAAGAACCAAGTGTGTTCAAAATGTGCAAATGATCAATTTCATGCAAGTGCCAAATGCATTGCTGAATTGTGCTATTGACATTTAAGAGCTTTTGAAACTGCTGTTTTGACATGCTTCTTACAACGAACTATTTTGGCCACATGCAAGTGTTGATATTTAAATGCTGATCGTGGGACGAAAATGTTACATTGCCTTTGTGAATGCTACCATAGTAAATTATGTTGATAATTAATGTTCAGGTATTTTTCTTTCCAAATGGATTCCTTATTTTGATAGATGTGCTTTAATCACAAGCTGAggtgtaaaacaacacattagtTCATAAGGCAGGTTGTCATTTATTGACACCTAATAGCTGTAAACTCAGCATGCAATGACAAACTGACTAATCAATTTAATCAAGCTTTGTGTCAGTGCAGACATttccaaattcaaatcaaatccaattttatttgtctcatgagccgaatacaacaggtatatagaccttaccgtgacatgcttacttgcaagcccttaaccaacaatgcagttcaagaaatagagttaagagaatatttactaaataaactaaagtaaaaagtaaCACTAAATtatataacaataacgaggctatatacagggggtgccggtacggagtcaatgtgccgaggtacaggttagtcgaggtagtttgtacatgtaggttggggtcaagtgactatgcatagctaataaacagcgagtagctgcagtgtaaaaacaatgggagggggtcaatgtaaaatgtacgggtggccatttgatgaattgttcagcagtcttatggcttgggggtagaagctgttaaggagccttttggacctggtgaatccaggtgaaagctatgatcgcttattgatgttacttgttaaattcacttcaatcaggaTAGATGaatggaaggagacaggttaaagaaggatttttaagccatgagacaactgagacatggattgtgtgtgtgtgtgttccattcagatgttgaatgggcaagacaaaacatgtaagtgcttttgaacgaggcatggtagtaggtgccatgcgcaccggtttgagtgtgtcaagaactgcaatgccatcgagaatggtccaccacccaaagaactcccagccaacttgacacaactgtgggaagcattgaagtcaacatagGACAGCCTCCCTGTGGACCGCTTTCGACAACTactagagtccatgccccgaccaatttgagactgttctgaggggaaaaaagggggtgcaactcaatattaggaaggtagtcctaatgttttgtacactcaatgtgtGTTTCAGCTCTGGCACAAACTAATATATGTACACTATATTATTAGACAGTCCACGAGAGATCCAGAACCCCTCCCTCGCCTTTGGTGGCAGCAAACTGTCTACTTATCGATAGTGTATGTCCTCACTATATTTCTGGATCATTTAAGAGGCTGCCTTTTCTTCCTGTTTCTTAGTCCATCACCACTGTTGTATTGCAGGGGATCGGTTCAATGCCTCTGTTTTTAGTAACTCATTCATGGGCCTTTCAGCACGTAAGCCAATAACGGTTTATCAGGCTGTCGAAAGTTATCGACCTGCAGCGTACAGAGAGCGGACCTGGGGGAGCTGCCCCCGTTCTAAATCAAGTCTGGAGCAACGGGGTTTAAGACGCATGTCATTTCCCTTTTGATTCGGTCTCTGTTCACTACGGAATTACATTAGGGTGCCAACAGTGAAGTTGATGACTTACTGCTCGGCTCTCCACCCATGTAACATTTTGAAGTCGAAGTTTTGATGAACCCATGGACAGAATGGGAGTCATAGGCTAGTATGAGTATTTGTGAAAACAGCATCAATATCAAAAGGCCCATTTGACATTTTCTCATGAcagataaacatttttttttcttttaagTATTTGATGACATCACATGCTGACCGTAGCATGAAATAACAGTATCAGTTACATCAGTGAAAGAATTCATGCCTGAAGGTCAAAAAAATATGTTTCCCGGGACACATCAGAGACATGAGTATTGATTCTGTCAAACAATGGGGGTTGTTACTTTCTGAAATGACTAAATAGACTAAAGTTGGCAGGAGTAGCTAAGTATAAGTGTCCTGATGACAACAACACCTTACAACTGTCTTTCTGCCAGACAGACGGGTAACGGACAAGATTGAAAGCCTCAAGACATGATGAGATGTGAGTCATGAGTCGTACAGTCCCACAAAGCCCTCCACTGATTGACATGGCATGGCTAGCAGAGTATACAGAGGGACAATGTGCTCACCTGCCATCTGTGTAACCATAAGGatttaaaggggggggggggggggggtcacactTTACTTGGATAGTCCGGATAGTCCATCTTATACTATCAACAAACAATCTactgataagcaactgcttgctaggGCTAAGGGataagggttaagattagggctagggttaaggttagtagatagttagttgacatgttgtagatgctctacagactatccaaataaagtgttgaCTCAACGGGTGGGTTTCCATCGGACTTATTGGGTCTTTGGGTGCAAGACAGCAAACACTATGATGCTAGGCCTGACTATAAACAAGGGAATCCAATGTAAAACCTCACCAACTGGATTGTAACGTCCAGTGCATGCTTATTAGCCGTgttagtgtaacggatgtgaaacgctagcttagttagcggtggtgcacgctAAAAAGTGACGGtgatgtcacttgctctgagaccttgaagtagtagttccccttgctctgcaagggccgcggcttttgtggagcgatgggtaacgatgcttcgtgggtgactgttgttgcaGAGGGTCCAACTGAAACTACATGGGGCATGGGCTGCACCCCAGCCACAAATAGAGCCGGGATGATACCCGTATCGCAATATTTTTTAGATGGCAAAAATTCAATCATGAGGCAGATCAATCTCTTTGGTCCTTTGAAAAACTTctgtatgaatgaatgaatgacattTTATTTGTGTGTCAAATCGCCAATTGGCAACCCGTCCCTTATGGGATTAGgtgacacataaacaaacattacaataattcacCGTGGTAATAAAATGCTAATTCCTCTTCTAGTGTTCTCTGCATTGCGCATCGCATAAAGAGTGAAAAAATGTCAAGTACAAATCTATATGTAATAATAAATAAGGTTATCCAAACAAGAATTATATCTCTAGAGCAGTAAAAtaatgtacatacatacacactgtatatatacgcatttttacaaaacatagaaacggaAGGCATTTGAACCCAGTCTGGCACAAAGAGAAGATTCTTATGGGAGACAAGCCTATACACAATCTTTATACACACGTACCATTTACCACATAGAAGATTCATATGGGAGACAAGCCTATACACAATCTTTATACACACATGCCATTTACCACATAGAAGCTGAATATTTTTTACAATTTAAttataggtagccctttttctttTATTCCAGGCTTTACCTAAATATTCCGCAAACGTAAATACACAATAGACAAAAAAACATTCAGTTtatcctcatcgctcagccacataatgccaagGTATATCTGGTGTGCTTTCTGGAATAAGTTGTGGTAGAAAGGGCAATAGAAGATCAAATGAGTTTCATTCTCTATTTCTTCGAGGTCACAATAGTTACATAGTCTTCCTCTTCCATTTCACCACaatacctgtttcaatacacagaggcaatatccctgatctgacctgtttcaatacgcagaggcaatatccctgatctgacctgtttcaatacgcagaggcaatatccctgatcggacctgtttcaatacgcagaggcaatatccctgatcggacctgtttcaatacgcagagacaatatccctgatctgacctgtttcaatacgcagaggaaatatccctgatctgacctgtttcaatacgcagaggcaatatccctgatctgacctgtttcaataagcagagacaatatccctgatctgacctgtttcagtACGCAGAAGCAATATCCCTGACCTTACCTGTTTCAATaagcagagacaatatccctgatctgacctgtttcagtACGCAgaagcaatatccctgatctgacctgtttcaataagcagagacaatatccctgatctgacctgtttcagtACGCAGAAGCAATATCCCTGaccttacctgtttcaatacgcagaggcaatatccctgatcttacctgtttcagtacgcagaggcaatatccctgatcttacctgtttcaatacgcagaggcaatatccctgatcttacctgtttcaatacgcagaggcaatatccctgatcttacctgtttcaatacgcagaggcaatatccctgatcttacctatTTCAGtatgcagagacaatatccctgaccTTACCTGTTTCagtacgcagaggcaatatccctgatctgacctgtttcagtacgcagaggcaatatccctgatatAACCTGTGCACATAGCAATCTCTTGCTTTTAGGtaggttatacataatatatctctCTCACAAACAAATTCACCGTTAATGTAACAAAAGGTTCTCAATTTGGGTCTATAATTAATCTCCTCCACCCATATTTTTCCACCCATATTGCATCATATCTATGTCTCCCTTAATTTGGTTTTGGTACAGATGTTCACagtcagactgttgaaaaaggtCAGACGTTTCAGTTGCCCAGGCTCCCCATATGGATAGATCCCACTGAAAAATGTCTATAGTATCTCCATGCTCCGAGCTATTCTGGCAGTAGGCATATCTAACAGTCTATTCCAAAGTCTCACCATGCatgccttccatctcacctcacagggttcccagaACACATGTGGAAACCTAAACAGTAATGTACAGCTCTGTTATGGACATGTTCATTTTAAAATACCTCTTAGCACCCCACACTCctgctgaatagtccagaacaggacTCACGCATGTCTAATACAGTTTAGAATACGCAGCGTAACCAATATCTTTCAGTGGTTTAGTTTTTCCTGTAACTCCCCTAAGAGCTCTATTCGCTGAGTCGGCCAGGGCAGATGGTCCGTATAGAAAGGTCAAATGTTCATCAATAAAAATTCCCAAATATTTATAATTGCTAGTAAACTCAAGAAGAGAACATCTCTTAGTACCTGGTTTCTAAAAGTCATTATCTGTGTTTTTGTCTGGTTGAGTCTCCATCTTTTACACCAACAGACTGCACATAATAACATGTTCTGCAGGTCTTGTTCTGTTTCTGCCATCAAAATAATATCATCAGCTTACAAAAAGATACTTCGCATTTCATCATCATATCTTACTCCAATATTTAACTGTTTCATTTCTTTTGCCAAATCATTTATAAACATAGCAAACAAAGTCGGTGACAAGGCGTCTCCTTGTTTTACACCCGAGGTTGTGGGAAACCAATCTGTACGAGATTAATTAACACGCACACAAGCAATTGGTACTTTGTAAAGAGACTGGATTGCGTGATCAAATTTCCCATCAACCCTGGTCATTAACCAACTATAGGCTGAAATATCCCTATTTACAAAATCAAAAGCTTTCTGGAAATCAATGAAACATGCAAAAGTAGGCTTCTCTTCGTGTAATATATTTCTGATTActgtacagacagagaagatgtgATCTATACAGGCTCTGGATTTACATAAAACATTTTGTTCTTCCAGCAGAATGTTCTGATCCTCCAAAAGGTCATTAGCCTATTGTTGAGGATGGATGAATATAAGTTTATTAAGTACGGTTTATAAATTATGCCTCTATAGTTCAATTGCACTCTCGGGTCATTTTTTGAAGATTTGGGAATGGGATTCAATATAGACTTATGCAAAGTGGATGGCAGTATAATGTACTCAAGACAAATTTGGAGCAAATCATGAAAGACgtcaactgcccgagttacaccaggaacgcacaatccctccatcagtgctcagactgtccgcaataggctgagagaggctggactgagggcttgtaagcctgttgtaaggcaggtcctcaccagacatcaccggcaacaacgtcacctatgggcataaacccaccgtcgctggaccagacaggactggcaaaaagtgctcttcactgacgagtcgcggttttgtctcatctggggagatggtcggattcacgtttatcgtagaagggatgagcgttacaccgaggcctgtactctggagcgggaacgatttggaggtggagggtccgtcatggtctgaggcggtgtgtcacagcatcatcggactgagcttgttgtcattgcaggcaatctcaacgctgtgcgttacagggaagacaacctcattctgacatgaccctccagtatgacaatgccaccagccatactactcgttctgtgtgtgatttcctgcaagacaggaatgtcagtgttctgccatggccagcgaaaagcccggatctcaatcccattgagcacgtctgggacctgttggatcggagggtgaggactagggccatttcccccagaaatgtccgggaacttgcaggtgccttggtggaagagtggggtaacatctcacagcaagaacaggcAAATCTGATGCTGTACATGagtaggagatgcactgcagtacttaatgcagctggtggccacaccagatactgactgttacttttgatcccccctttgttcagggacacattattccctTTCTGTTAGTCAGATATCTGTGGAATTTGTTCAGttaatgtctcagttgttgaatacaAATATTAtctcttgttatgttcatacaaatatttacacatgttaagtttgctgaaaataaacttaGTTgaaagtgagaggacgtttctttttttgctgagtttagtaagcaaaaaagtgttaaacaaatcaaaatatattttttatttctgagattctttaaagtagccaccctttatcttgatgacagctttgcacattctctcaaccagcttcatgaggtagtcacctggaatgcatttcaattaactggtgtcccctgttaaaagttcatttgtggaatttctttcattcttgatgcatttgagacaatcagtgatgtgttgtgataaggtaggggtggtatacagaagatagccctatttggtaaaaggccaagtccatattatggcaagaacagctcaaataagcaaagagaaacgacagtgtatcattactttaagacatgaaggtcagtcaatttcaGTCGCAGAACATTTCAGAtgcaaaaactatcaagcgctatgatgaaactggctctcatgaggactgccacagcaaaggaagacccagagttacctctgctgcagaggataaattaattagagttaccagcctcagaaattgcagcccaaataca
The genomic region above belongs to Oncorhynchus nerka isolate Pitt River linkage group LG18, Oner_Uvic_2.0, whole genome shotgun sequence and contains:
- the LOC115146556 gene encoding neuropeptide Y receptor type 2-like, whose translation is MDAESQVNITPMEDWANSSRLACEFSNCRNNFPDLEDSTKLVGVQVILILAYSTIILFGVIGNSLVIYVVYKFKTLHTVTNFFIVNLAVADLLVNTLCLPFTLINTLHGEWRFGQALCFMLPFSQGMAVHVSTITLNIIALDRHRSIVYHLETKMSKEMCAAVIIMTWAISAVLASPLAIFREYGTFDLSPEQSIQVCTEKWPGSGMDGTIYSISMLLLQYCLPLAINSFAYIRIWSKLKNHVSPAGRNNRHQRKRKTTKMLVIVVVVFAVSWLPLHAFQLAIDIDNSVLEMKDFKLLFTMFHIVAMCSTFVNPILYGWMNNNYRTAFLSVCKCSQPVNSGSRNIMSRKTLRERDMSDTDFKATKV